In Anolis carolinensis isolate JA03-04 chromosome 4, rAnoCar3.1.pri, whole genome shotgun sequence, the genomic window aacttACCACCCAGCAGGCGTTTCCTAGATCAGCTATCTTCACTTTAAGCTTATCTGCATTCCCAGGCTCAAGAGGATTAAGGAGGAAATTTCCAGCAGCAGATTTTCCTAGATATAGAATGAAGAGCCCGTTACTATCATATGGAGAGAACTATCATCTGCCACACAAACTCAAAAAGCATTTTTAGGAGAACACAAATAAGAGATAATgaggagcttttttttttttttggtgacagGAAGAAACTTTAGGCTCATATGCACCCAACTCTTCCATAACATGCCCATGAGGAGGCAACTGATAGTTTTCATGTCCACTTTTGATTAACAAGAGTTTGCAGAAACAACAAACTTGTAATTAAACTTATTAAGTTGCTGGAATCTCTTGCTGATAAGTGGAGTACCTTTATTATTCTCAGAAGATCCATTATTTTCATTCTCATCCTCGGAAGGTATTTCTGCCCTGATGCTCTCTTGTAAATGGCTGATCTGCTGCTCACTGAGATACTGTTCGTCACTTGAGGTCGCCTGGCATACCATGGCATCCAGCACCTCTGAAATTAAGGGTGCACAGGACTCAGATCCAGGTTCTTCTATTCTGTCCTCTGTGCCACCATTACTTTGGTTGTAAGCAGAGGTCTCATCCTCTTCTTGCTCCTGAGGGGGGCCGCTACAGTCATTGGCATTGTGAACATCTTCCTCGAGACTCACGGACACTTGATTAATGGAATCTGAGAAGGCAGCCATTTGTACCATTCCATTGCAATTGATTTCGGTTACGCATTTTTCAACCCCTTCCATTAAGATTGTTTGCTCAGATACAAGAGAAATATCTTCTAGAGAAAAGGAATGGGATGGGGGAAGTGAGAAAGTAAAGTCAGACACAAATGAAACCCACCATAGCTTAGTTGATCATATACACAAATGCACCAGTCAAACAGCACCCACACCCCAGTTCTGGTGATTtgccaaaacaatttaaaattaagaTGCCCATCATACATGCTGGGGAAATGTAGAGCTAACTGTCGTGCTTAAACGATAATGCTCAACACAATGCAATGTAATCAATACATTGAATATCGTGTTCTTCCCACATTTCAGAAATGTGCAACAACACCTATCTTAAAACTTACTTAGCTTGAGACTACAAACTACTACCAAATACATCTAACATATATGAGAATTTTAGAGAACAACACCTGTCTTTCCTGGTACATCTTCATCTGGGGGGGTCTCTTTCAAAAGCAGCTCAAGTGGCCTTGGAACCTCTTGCTGGGCTTCAGGCTGAGCTTCCAGAGGGCTTGCTTCCTTCTCCATTTCCTCAATTTCTTGTATTCTTTTCTCCAGCAGCTCTGCTTGTcgtttctgtttctttttcaatttctttttcttatttttagacATTTTATCAGCCTGTGGGTTAATTGCAAACACAAAAGCTCTCAGGTACCTGTTTCCCTACTGAACTTCAAATAAGACGAAGGAAAGAtcaaagaggaaagaagaaaggaatttCCCTTGGATTATAGATGCAAGAAGGAATATTTTCACAGATCTGTTGATGCTAACACTCAAAGTGCAACCCTATAGTTCAATGATGCTTATTCTTAGTTAAATGAGTATAGGATTTTAATCATAGTCTACTCTTTCAATTCTATTCATACTTCTGGTATGATATATGGCATATAGCACCCCAAATGAACAATAAAAAGGACGATAAAAGAGAATACTCAATATCAGATATAGCTTCAAGCTATCTTCTTAATGAAAATGCACTTTTTAACAAAATGATATATCAATGGTATATGACACTTGAAAAAGCTTTCTAAGATATCTAAACAGGTTTCCAACACTTGCTAGAAATGTAAACAGCATGTCTACCATATGTGGTAGACATGTAAACATGCCAAGAAATATTAGATTCAAATGCcttaggcagtggttctcaatctgtaggtccccagctgtttttgccttcaatacccagaaatcctaacagatggtaaactggctgggatttctgggagttgtgggccaaaacacctgggaacccacaaattgagaaccattgacctaaGGTATGTGGGGGGAAATATCCAGTTAAAACCTGAAAACCAAAAACAGAGGATTGGATGATAAAAATGATGGACAAATCAACATGTTTACTAAAAGAAGGGACActagatttttttttggaaaaatttgAAACCTTTTATTCACTTTTTACACGTGGAAGAGAAGGACCTGCCAATTTTGAGTTCTGGAGAAtaattgatttgggggggggggggtttgagaaAGGAATCAACATTGGGAGGCCTAGAGGGTGAAGcttatgttgttttcttttggccAGATGAAGATAAATTGGAGgttatctatttttttctttctgttctcttttgcttttttcttgGCATTTTTTGAGTTTCTACACTATATTTCTTTTCTCAATTCACTTTTTTGACTTTAAATGtaactttaaaaacttttaaataatttttttaaaaagaaaatgcatttttatagtagAAATATAGAATGAAGCTTCCAAAATTATTTTAACACATGCATTTCCACTTGTATTTAATTCTGAATGTGCTCAAGATATTTCAGAGATTAAATTAAGAATACTCACATGGTACAGAACTATTCATAAAACACTTATTTTGACACCACCCTCCCCCAATAGAATGAGACCAGGCCAAATGCCTATGTGATCCAGAATGCTGTCCATAAAAACTATATCATATTCATCACAGGCAATTGCAATAACTGGGAGGAGGGTGTGGATGCTTGACAATTCTCTACACTAATAAGGCAAAGGAAGAGCACCAGATAACAGAACTGAAATAAATATGCAGCACACTATAATTTACTCTACAAAGCTAAGTATTTTTAATATCTAAACAAACATCTTAGGGCATTTTAATAAGCTTTATATATTACCCAGACTACTCTGTCAAGATTATGTAAATCCAAATTTACATGCAAAGTCTAATTCAATTCAAAAAGGAACAAATTACTACACTTACTGGTTTGGGCTGTGGTGCAGTACTCACTGTGAAAAGAGAAACACAATTAGTGTGACTGTGCTAATGCTACCAAAGCAGTATATGGCAGATAATCTTCTAATCTTCTATTGCAATTTTTGCAATAATAATGTactatacaaaaaacaaaaaagctctAGCAAATTATTATCAGATTCCATTCTATCaggaggatggcatggacttaAATAATCTCTGTAATATTAAAAACCTGTGTTGAATACTAGACGTTTCCCATGTGAGAAGAATGAACTTCACTGCCAGATTTTCAGGATGGTCATAACATTAATTTTAAGGCCACACAAGTGCCATGGCACTAAATAATTTATAGATGTAAATTATTGATAAATACAGAGATATTCAAGGGTCATTGTTCTTGACTTTTCACTGTCATTCTGAAGCAACAACTCCCATTTTAGTCACCACTCAGATCTAGCCATCTCTTCTGTGCATTTACCATTTCTAGATCAAAAGATTGATCTTTAAGAAAAATGTAGACCAGTCAATGGcacatttacagtgttccctcacttatcgtgggggttacattccaggaccacccgcaataagtgaaattccacAAAATAGGGgcactttatttatttcaatatttacacattatattagtagttaggtggcctttctcccctttgcaagccttcttcctgcgcttcttcCTCTCCGGTGCCTGGCAGTTTCTCTTTTGTGCATGCACCTCCCTCTACTCAACATCCAGAATGGCCCTGCTGGACGCTGACGAGAGGAAGGGCGCATGCACAAAAAGGAAACTGGCACAATTTGTGCATGTGCACCTCTCAGAAAAAACcgtgaagcagtgagggagcaaaaagcgaaccgcaaagcagggagggaacactgtaccccaATTAAAATAAGTTCAATTTCTCACTATCATCAAGAATTAGAAAATCATTGATGGCACATTGAACTTTCCACATTTAGTTCATGAATAAAATAGAAACCATGATAACCTAACAGGTGAAGGAAATGCTAAATCGGAAGTATTGATGGGCATTTCTAGTCATGAGCTTTTTTTGGTTCTTGCGGAGGCCAGAATTCCATTCAAAGATTGAAATTCTGACAGCTGTAGCAGACCGCCTGAAATTTCAATTACATAATGGAGaaagaatggttgcttacctgtaaccatgtttcttcgagtggtcatctgtgaaataagCACCTATTCAGCAATTAACTGGAAACCTCTGGAAAGCTATAGGCTGTGCCCCGCCCAGCTTCCACAGGAGGCAATACAGGCCATAAAAGGGGCTGCAGCCTGTTCCCTTTCGCCGCCGTACCGCGGCTCGAGGACTGAGCATGAATAgtggggaggatgggtggggaggtgctaatttcacagatgaccactctaagaaacatggttacaggtaagcaaccattctttCTCCTTCGTGGTCTCTGATGAAATCAGCACCTATGATAGAATAGCAAGCCACAAATCTTGGATGGTGGGCATCATGCCAGTGCCGAGAAAAGTACTGCTCTGCCAAAGGCGGCATGCCTCCTCGACTGATCATCCATCTTGTAGTGGGTGGCGAACGTGAGGGGAGTAGCCCAGATTGCTGCCCAGCAGATGTCTTGCAAACCACCCATGAGGAGAGGCATTGCGGAAACAGGCAAACGCTTAGCATCATTCTGATACTTCAAGAAGAATCTTGGGGATTTTCGGAAATCCTTTGTTCTGTCCAGGTAAAAGGCCAATGTCCTATGGACATCAAGGAGATGCAATGCCGTTCCAAATCTGTTGACGAGTCTTGGAAAAAAGCAGGAAGAATAATATCAGTTGCAACTTTCAGGAGAAAGGCATTGTCCGTTATGAGGACAACTTTATCCTGGTGAAAGCAAAGGTATGGTGCATCAACACACAATGCCCAAAGTTCGCTTGATCTTCGTGCTGACGTGACTACTACCAAAAAAGTGACCTTCCATGATAGGCAGGAGAGGTCAAGAGAGGCCATGGGCTCGAATGGTGGTTTGGTCACCAAATCGAGCTGCCATGagggcggtgggggggggggggatactggCGGTTGGAAATTCCGGTACCCTCTGAGGAAGAGTCGTACAAGAGGATCCCGGAACCATGAGGCACCGCCTTTCCTACGACAGTAAGCAGAAAGAGCAGCCAGGTAACATTTCAATGATGAAAGCACCAAGCCGTCTTGAACCAACATCGCTAGGAAATCAAGTAGGAGGGAAGTAGGGGCTTGCAAAGGATCCACTCTTCGTTCTTGAGCAAACTGAGCGAAACAGTTTCATTTCGCAACATAGGACCGCTGTGTGGATGGGCGATGCGCAGCATCTATGATGTCTGCTACTGAGCGGGAGAGTGGCTGGGCCGGACTCACCATGCCATGAGGTGAAGGAGGCTGAGGTCTGGATGGCGTACGCAGCCGTCCTGGATTGTCAGTAAGTCCGGCAGATTGCCCAGAGGAAGGCACTCTCCAGCAACCATCAAGTTCAGGAGCGTGAACCAAGGCTGTCATGGCCATTTTGGTGTGATCACAATGACACTGACATCGTTGGTGTCAATCTTGGCAATCACCCTGTTGAGGAGAGGGATGGGCGGGAAGATGTAGAGTAGAGGAACAGTATACCTAAGCAAACGTTGCTGCGCTTCGTCCACCAGAGCAATGAGCAGCGTATCGCAGGTGGGGCAGATAACATCCGGCTCTGTCTGTGTCAAAGAGGATCAAACACTTGGAGGAACCATGACTGGAGTGGGCGGAAGTGGAGCCAGGCGAATGGTGTGACTGCCATTGTTGAGGCCATGTGTGGACTGTACATGCTTGGCATCCACAGATGGTGACTGCATTATTCGCAGGACGGCAGATTGCGGAAGCACTCCTCAGGAAGAGGGAGTTGATCCGGGCGCCTATGAACCGTACATCCCGTGTCAGCTCCAAGTGGGATTGTTGGAGATTGACGACGAGCCTGACTCTGCAAGATGGAAAGGGTGAATTTGATGTGGTCCAAAAGTTGTGAGCGGGAATTCCCGGCGAGCAACCAATCGTCGATGTAGGGGAACACCGTGATACCCTGGCGACGCAAGTGAGCTGCCACCACTGCCATGCATTTAGTGAAGATGCGAGGCGCCATGGATATTCCAAAAGGAAGAACCCTGAAAGAAAAGGCCTTGTGGCCTATCTTGAAGGACAAGTACTTGTGATGGCATGAATTGATGGctacgtggaaatacgcgtcctTCAAATCAATTGTGGCAAACCAAGCGTGCCATGGAAACAAGTGAAAAATGGTCAGAAGGGTAACCATACGAAATTTGCATGCCCAGATGTAAAGGTTCAGCCCTTGGAGATCCAGAATTGGCCTCTGGCCTCCATCCTTTTTAGGGACCAAGAAATAGGGGGAGAAAAAGGCTGACGCAAACATCGAAGGGTGGAAAGGCACGATAGCCCCTTTTTGGAGAAGGGTGTGAACTTCGTCTCACAACACAGAAGAGGGAGTTGTCATCCTGACGATTCCTAACTGCGGCCAGTTTTTAAACTCAATGGTGTAGCCATTTTGAATGATGTCAATTACCACTTGTCAGTAGTGATACTGCACCATGCTGCAGAAAAACCAGCCAATCTTGTGCCAAACCGAACAGTCAAAGTGATGTGTTGAGAAGGGTTGTGTGGGGGATTCACATGAGTCCCGTGATTAGTTGAATCACCACTGTGCAAAGGTAGAGACGACACCCGTGCGGGAGGGGGGAGGTGGCACTACTAAAAGCGCTGCTTAGTCTTGTTCTGGGCCTTCCCTTTACCTTGTTGACGCAAAGTAGCTTGCATCTGTTGCTTTGGCGAGCGTGGTGGTTTCGTTTGAGAGGAAGCTCGCAAAGAAGGGAATATGGCCTGCTGTTGTAAGAAGAGGACTGCTGGCCTCTTGATCTGGAGCGGTAAGAGGTTTGTGGAAACCAAACTTGTTCGCCGCTTGTCTCACCTCTTGAGTATCTTTCAGGTAGGTATTTGTTTCCGGATTAAACAGACCATCATCATGGGCTGGGAGATCCTCTGCCAACaacttgccttcctctgagagggTAGAGGTGCATAGCCAGGCATGTCTTTTAAGGGAAGTAGATAAAGAAAACATCTTCCCTGCGTTGTCGGCAAGATGCTGATTGAGATCCTTCTGGGCTTGATTCAGCAACAAAGCCTCTTGGCAATAGGCCTTAGCCATACCTTGGTGCTCAGGTGGCAGCAAGTCTAGGTATGGCGCAACCTTTTCCCATAGAAAAGCATCATAGGAGGCCATATATGCTCCATAGTGAGCCATACGGTGGCGGGAGTGAAAGGACTTGTGGCGACAACACAGGTGGAGGTGGAGTAGCCTTAGAAGCACTATGAGAGGAGGGATGCTGAGCTGGAACAAAGCAATAGGCCCTCCCTCCAGAGGAATAATGAATAGAATCAGGGTGATAAGAATGAGGATTACGACCTGATGGTGTGTGGCTTGGAGAATGGCTTCCATATCGTCGGCGGCTCTCAGGGGAGGCATAAGACAATTCCCTCCTGGGCTGTGGCCTCGGGAGGAGTAAGAACGCCAGCCAGGAGACTGACTGTGGGATCTGGAACGCCAAGCGTCTCCTGGCCTCGCAGAGCAGCGGGAGGGGGGGAGATCACTTTTCCCTTAGCCACGGCGACGAGCGGCTCGCTAGCTCCGTGCGCGGCTGCTGAGGGCTCGATGGCCAGGACTGCTGGCTAGGCCCTGCCGCTTCCCTAGTACCCAACAAGGCCGAAGCCTGTTCTAAGGGCAgggagggctgtgctggtggagGGAGTTCCACATCCTGCTGTTCCGGCTTCCCCGCATGGCAGAGTAGAGGCTCCAGCGGAAGGCAATGGCAGCCCGGGCGACTGCCACAGTAAGGCAACTTGCAAGGCAGGCTGAAGGCTCAAGACTCCACGagtcttttgtttccttttgcctccctTCTTCTCCAGAGGAGTTGTAAGGCTCTGCGAGCTTTTGCGCTTGGAATCGCCATTAGCACCGGTCGGGCGTTTTCGAGCCTTGCAACGGTCCTGAGGGCTCTGAGGCCACTTTCAATGAGCTAGCTGCCTCTGGGAGAAGGGCCTTCTCACACAATAAAGCTTTAAGACGCCGTTCACGGTTCTTCCTCATTTGCCGCGTCAATGCTGTACAGACAGGGCAAGATTGTGCAGAATGGGTTTCCCCCAAACATATAAGACAAGTAGTATGCCCATCTGAGTCTGacatgtctccccccccccccacaggagATACATTTTTTAGAAAGTACCGAAGCCATTTATACCAACCAGGGTCAGATGAGAGCGTTGTCATTAAACAGTCCAAAATCAGGAGAGGAGAGATTACCAAAATCCATTAAACAGTCCAAAGTCAGGAGAGGAGAGATCACCAAATCTGTTTAAACAGTCCAAGTTATATCACTTGTAGGTTATATGTAGAGTAAGAGAGGTTCCTTACTACTACTGCAAAGGCGGCTGGAAAAAGGGAACTGAGGCTGCAGCCCCTTGCATGGCCTATATTGCCTCCTGCGGAGGCTGGGCGGGGCACAGCCATAAGCCTATAGCTTTCCAGAGGTTTCCAGTTAATTGCTGCATAGGTGCATCAACTATCACAGGTGCTGATTTCATCAGAGACCATGAAGGAGAAAGCCAAACATGCAAACAATGCCCATCACCAATACTGAATAAGATAGCTCTTGTTCTAGTTGCCATCTGAAGAGAGGTTTGGAAGACAAATAGGACTGAACACTATTGGCGATTCAACTCACTGTGGATCAGCTTCTTTAAGATTTAAAAGTAGCGCCACTTATGTTAATAGTCTTCTTTTCACTGTTGCTGTTTTCAACACTGTTGCAGGTAAAATCTGATAATATAAACACTCCTGGGGATAAGCCAAACCAAGCTAACTCTATCACAAGAACCTCTCACTGGATGCTGGATATAACCCAAATCTCAACTGACTAATTGATACTATTTCTGAAGACAACACTCTGGTAAATCTTTAGACAGGGGTGAGAACATTTGGAAATGCTAAGTGATATGCCATGGAGCTCAGCTCAGCTTATACACACTATGATAATGCCCCAGTAGCATACATTATTGTTTGACCCCGCTTTGCTTTGCAAGACAGGACACTTACAGAAGTAAAATAACTATCAGAGCATGTATCTATAACACAAATGTTGAGACATAAATAGATATATCTCCCTGCGAAAATACAAAAAGATTAATACAAAGCACATCCTACATAATGACTTCACTGCAGAATCTCTCAAAATGGAATGCTATAGAAGCTCTTTTATATAGTTTTTTCATGACTTACTTAAACAATATCAGATAAGAAACAATATGTTAAATTATACATACTCTTATGAGTTTACTGTCTATTACTTTTCATGGAATAGTTTAATCTTACAGAAAGCAGAAGTATCTCATATTAATAATGCTCTAGATACAGCTCAAATCCTAACTAATCACTCAGAAGGAGCTAATTTTAGAGGAACAGAGACAAGAACAAAAATGTACCTGCAGAGCCTGAAGGAGGGGGTGCTCCAGATCTCTGCCACTCTGTTGCTTCGGCAGCCAATCTGCGGATGTATTGGTCATTAACACACAGCAAAATGTTTTCTGGTTTAATATCAGTATGGATAATTCGACATTTAGCATGTAAATAATCCAGGCCTTGCAAAACCTACAAGAGGAAGAAAATGGGCATTTAGGTGACATAAATGATAAATGGTGAAAATTATAATGAGAAGTCAGAATGCAGTATGTATTATTAGAGGGAATAATGCTTTTAGAGCTTTTAGTGGGTTATCAGTATATGCAAGTAGGTTATCAGTGGAAAGATACCTCCTACTACACCCAAGGGGAATCTGATAAAGGGAATAGGGGGCAATGGGATAAGAATCATGCAgaccttcagatattgttggactgcatatTTCAGCAGCCCTAGCCGTGACAGCCCATAATGCAAAATATTGGGAGCTGCAGTCAACCACCATTTGGAGGACCATATGATTTTGACTCTGGGCACAGGTCAAAGCAAATGAAAACAGTCATGGCTAACATACTCATGAGATCCTTTTCCACTGCTTCTTTGGAATTTTGCACATATAACGGCATAATTTTTAGAGGAACTGCACTTCTGTGTATCTTGGGATTTTCCAAGGTATGCAGCCTTTTTGTGTAATTCCACAGCTATCAAAACAGCAGCGATGATTTTGCTTTTAGATGAATCGAAAACAATACTAGAAGAATTAACTACATATTTACAACGACGAATTTCTTTATTTCTAAGACTGCATAAAAGTGATTTGATCTATTTTCTTAGCATTTTAAAACAGGCAAACAAGATTAATATCAAAATCACAATGCAATTTAGATTTGTTCAATTGGTATGAATTCAGCAAAATTGATAATGGTTGACTTTTTTGGATCAGAATTCCTAGAAGTATGGagagattctaggagttgtagtcccaaaagtTACTTATCCAAGATCTGGCAGGAAGATGAAATATTATAGTCTCTAGTCGCACAGCTAAATGGGCACAATTTGAATGAGCACCATACATTTGACAACATATACTTTACAAGCATGATAAAGTTGAAAATCAATCTATTTTAAGAATTTTTTAACAATTTGACAACATCCTAAATTGTCAAATAAAGGGAGAACATACTTGCTGGATTATCCTTTTTACACAAAGAAGAGGAAGCCCCTGATAATTCGATTTGATGATCCATTTCAGAAGATGGTGTCCTATAACTTCAAAAACCATACAAATATCTGTAGATGAGTCAAGGCTGAAATTCCTGGGATTTCTATAATCTGAGTCACTGCTGAAAATATGGTCATTTAGtacaagaaaaaagaaaccaaatGATCCCTTTCCTTCCAGCATGTTGTTCCCCAGAGTTATGCTTACTTTGTGACCAAATCTGTTCAGAAGTTATGGGTGGGTGCAGAAATTTCTtaaggcaatacagtagagtctcacttatccaaaccttgcttatccaagtgtctggattatccaagccatttttgcagtcaatgttttcaatatatcatgatattttggtgctaaattcataaatacagtaattacaacataacattactgcgcattgaactaatttttctgtcaaatttgttgtctaacatgatgttttggtgcttaatttgtaaaatcataacctaatttgatgtttaataggcttttccttaatctctccttattatccaacatattcgcttatccaagattctgccacccatttagcttggataagtgagactctactgtataacacagctaaattaaaaaaaaaaacaattggaaGGCAACCCAATAATCTCAGTCAAAAACACTGTCATTTTTCAAAGCTTTATTCTCAATatacacatttgtgtgtgtgtgagcaggCAAGAGAATACCATCCATAGGCAGAACAGAATGAGCTTGCTATATAAGCCATAACTGAAGCCCTGCAAACCTTATGACGTTCCAGGGATGCAGCAGTTATTTTATTGCCTATTGTTACAGATTAAGATTGGAGAAAACTGTAATTTAACCTCCAGCTGTCATGACAAAAACTGCTTCTCATgacttatttttttttcctgctctATACAAAGGATACGGGATCCATTTACTCCTGAGATTTTGAAATCATCTAATAGCTGAACCACCCTCTCTCTGTTTGGGTCATCAGGGTCTGTGTTTCGGACCTGTATGGGGAAAACCAAACAACACAAGAAATCATAGTGATTATCTCTTCACCAAGCCTCATCCTTTCCCCATGCCTTTCATTTTGGAAACAAAAAGCTAACGTTTCTATGAACACATTAATTTCTACAAACACATTAATCTTGCTTTGGTCtccaaatgcaaaacaaaacaaaaacaggtttAATTCATCCCTAAACAAAAACTGTCTCAGAGCCTACACTGGAGTGCATTTCTTGGGCTTGTGCTTCTCCTTCATGAGTCCGTCCTTTTAAATTACTTTGAAATGTACTATTGGATGCAAGGGAGTAAaattacaataaactattttaatGTGAAAACAGGATGCATACAATTAATAAACACCAAGATCAAGCCTTTAAGCCTATTTGAAGAATTACAAGACCTATGGCAAAATGACTAAAGAAAGAACCTTCCCTCTATACCAGCTACTACTAATACTGTGGACTTAGAGGAAACAGTCAACCAGCAGTTGCTGGACTTAAtcctcttttccttttgtgtcttttaaaattgtaaaCCTGAGGGGCAGGGTACTGTCAAAGTAACAATTTGCAAGCTGCTCTGGGAACTTTATTGGTCAAAGGTTatggtataaatatttgaaattaatAGTTTAGTTAATTCCAGAATCTTTTAAACTACCCCAGACATTGAGGTGAAACGCTTTACTGATAAAAAAAAGCCTAATCTCTACACTGTGGCCAAAACGCAACATCGTTGTCAGTCTCTCTCCTCCACCTCAGCTTTCTCCATCACCTGAAAATCAGATTGTGGTGGGCGTGATTCTAGTATTCCAGAAACTGTTTTGCAGTTATATATGAGGTATTAATGGAAAGAGAGGATCAGCCCCATCAGATTCTGCTGGATCCTCTCATACTACTAGAAAACAATGACTGGACCTTTACTTCTATTACAGGACAAAGATTCCACAGACCTAGGGGTCCACTAACACTGTAGAAATGatgaagtttgataccacattgATTGTCATGTCCTAATGTTATAGAATTGCCaatttacaagttctttagccctctatgccaaagagtactggcatCTCccgaaactacagctcccaggattccatagtattgagccatggcaattaaagtggtggaaaactacattaattctatagtgtatatgAACACTAACAGTCATATCCTGATGTTTTAAAGGATGTAACACTTTGCATACTCACAGACTTCAGCAGCTTGATTTCATCCAGTGCTGTTTCTGTGTAGTTTTCAGCACTTTTTACAACTTTCATTGCAACAAACCTTTTAGCCCTAAAGAGAAATCAAATTTAGTACAAAATTGTTCTGGGGAACCAAAAACCATCAACATAAGATGTAAGTTCTGAATGTTTGGGACACTTGCtggaataaaaatacatttatgaATACGATCAATTTCTTTATACAACTTGAACATAATACTGTTATTATACTATTACAAAATGCAGGAGATAACTGATTTAAATGTGAAAACAAGAAGAAACTTGATGTGCAAAAGTTTCATATTCTTACGTCCTGAATGGCAT contains:
- the srpk1 gene encoding SRSF protein kinase 1 isoform X3; this translates as MALSKTVGPPSEISVSMGVRASCRPETQHRGPATITENDQPEQEEEIRGSDDDEQEDPNDYCKGGYHLVKIGDLFNGRYHVIRKLGWGHFSTVWLSWDIQAKRFVAMKVVKSAENYTETALDEIKLLKSVRNTDPDDPNRERVVQLLDDFKISGVNGSHICMVFEVIGHHLLKWIIKSNYQGLPLLCVKRIIQQVLQGLDYLHAKCRIIHTDIKPENILLCVNDQYIRRLAAEATEWQRSGAPPPSGSAVSTAPQPKPADKMSKNKKKKLKKKQKRQAELLEKRIQEIEEMEKEASPLEAQPEAQQEVPRPLELLLKETPPDEDVPGKTEDISLVSEQTILMEGVEKCVTEINCNGMVQMAAFSDSINQVSVSLEEDVHNANDCSGPPQEQEEDETSAYNQSNGGTEDRIEEPGSESCAPLISEVLDAMVCQATSSDEQYLSEQQISHLQESIRAEIPSEDENENNGSSENNKGKSAAGNFLLNPLEPGNADKLKVKIADLGNACWVHKHFTEDIQTRQYRSLEVLIGAGYSTPADIWSTACMAFELATGDYLFEPHSGEDYSRDEDHIALIIELLGKIPRKLIVAGKYSKEFFTKKGDLKHITKLKPWGLFEVLVEKYEWSQEDAAAFTDFLLPMLELNPEKRATASQCLRHPWLNS